A single Streptomyces sp. 2114.4 DNA region contains:
- a CDS encoding LysR family transcriptional regulator: protein MLDVRRLHLLRELDRRGTIAAVAEALTFTASAVSQQLGVLEREAGVPLLERSGRRVVLTPAGRSLVAHADAVLQRLELAVAELAGARDGIGGPLRIGTFPSGGHTIVPATLAELAQRHPALEPMVQEIDSARVSDGLRAGELDVALVHDYDFVPASPDTTVDEVPLLEEPMYLVTNTAPEKSSRSDTLATLLGPYAEAPWITARDGTTGHAMAVRACQAAGFQPRIRHQVNDFRTVLALAATGQGAGFVPEMATAQSPEGVVLTKLPLFRRSKVAFRAGGGTHPAIAAFVAAASAAVRCMTGSRLDEQAATRRTGLRRADSAP, encoded by the coding sequence ATGCTCGATGTTCGTCGTCTCCACCTGCTTCGCGAACTGGACCGCCGGGGCACGATCGCCGCCGTGGCCGAGGCGCTGACTTTCACCGCATCCGCCGTCTCCCAGCAGCTGGGTGTGCTGGAGCGCGAGGCAGGCGTGCCTTTGCTGGAACGCAGCGGCAGGCGTGTGGTCCTCACGCCCGCCGGCCGGTCTCTCGTCGCACACGCCGACGCCGTGCTGCAACGCCTTGAGCTGGCCGTCGCCGAGCTGGCCGGCGCCCGGGACGGCATCGGCGGGCCGCTACGTATCGGAACCTTCCCCTCCGGCGGCCACACCATCGTGCCCGCCACGCTGGCCGAGCTGGCTCAGCGGCATCCCGCACTGGAACCGATGGTGCAAGAAATCGACTCCGCCCGTGTGTCCGACGGCCTGCGAGCCGGCGAACTCGACGTCGCCCTCGTCCACGACTACGACTTCGTACCCGCCTCACCGGACACCACCGTGGACGAGGTGCCCCTGCTGGAAGAGCCGATGTACCTCGTCACCAACACCGCGCCCGAGAAATCCAGCCGCAGCGACACCCTGGCCACGTTGCTCGGACCCTACGCCGAGGCCCCGTGGATCACCGCACGGGACGGCACGACCGGTCACGCGATGGCCGTACGGGCCTGCCAGGCAGCCGGGTTCCAGCCGAGGATCCGCCACCAGGTCAACGATTTCCGCACCGTGCTGGCCCTGGCCGCCACCGGACAAGGAGCCGGTTTTGTACCGGAGATGGCCACTGCGCAAAGCCCCGAAGGCGTGGTGTTGACCAAGTTGCCGTTGTTCCGCCGGTCGAAGGTCGCCTTCCGCGCCGGCGGCGGTACGCACCCGGCGATCGCCGCCTTCGTGGCCGCGGCAAGTGCGGCAGTGCGCTGCATGACCGGCTCGCGGCTCGATGAGCAGGCCGCGACGCGCCGTACGGGCTTGCGCCGTGCGGACTCCGCACCGTGA
- a CDS encoding 4-hydroxy-tetrahydrodipicolinate synthase: protein MNPEPAFNGLYVPLVTPFTTDLRLAPDTLARLADEALSAGASGLVALGTTAESATLTAEEKQTVVRICSAACRAHGAPLIVGVGTNDTAAAITSLRELAATGDVAAALVPAPPYIRPGEAATLAHFTALAEHGGMPLIVYDIPYRTGQTLSAGTIAALSRLPGIVGIKHATGVIDATTVQVLGAPQPGFAVLGGDDVVLSPLVAAGAHGGIVASANLRTADYAELISLWHRGSAAPARRLGAELARLSAALFAEPNPTVIKGVLHAQERIPSPAVRMPLLAASAGTVHRAALLAGSRARQVAPA, encoded by the coding sequence ATGAACCCCGAGCCGGCCTTCAACGGCCTCTACGTCCCCTTGGTGACCCCGTTCACCACCGACCTGCGCCTGGCCCCCGATACGCTGGCCCGACTCGCCGACGAGGCGCTGTCGGCCGGCGCCTCCGGGCTCGTCGCCCTCGGCACCACCGCGGAATCGGCCACATTGACCGCGGAGGAGAAGCAGACCGTGGTGCGCATCTGCTCGGCCGCCTGCCGAGCACACGGCGCCCCGCTGATCGTCGGAGTCGGCACCAATGACACCGCCGCCGCCATTACGTCGCTGCGCGAGCTGGCGGCCACCGGCGACGTAGCTGCGGCGCTGGTTCCCGCCCCGCCGTACATCCGGCCCGGCGAAGCCGCGACACTGGCGCATTTCACCGCGCTGGCCGAACACGGCGGCATGCCGCTGATCGTGTACGACATCCCCTACCGCACGGGACAGACTCTCAGCGCCGGCACGATCGCGGCGCTCAGCCGACTGCCGGGGATCGTCGGGATCAAGCACGCGACCGGCGTGATCGACGCGACCACGGTGCAGGTGCTCGGCGCCCCTCAGCCCGGCTTCGCCGTGCTCGGCGGCGACGACGTCGTCCTCTCACCGCTCGTCGCTGCGGGCGCCCACGGCGGAATCGTCGCATCGGCCAACCTGCGCACCGCCGACTACGCCGAACTGATCTCGTTGTGGCATCGCGGCTCCGCCGCACCCGCCCGCAGACTCGGCGCCGAGCTGGCCCGGCTGTCCGCTGCCCTCTTCGCCGAACCGAACCCCACAGTGATCAAGGGAGTACTGCACGCCCAGGAACGCATTCCCAGCCCGGCCGTCCGGATGCCGCTGCTGGCCGCCTCAGCCGGTACGGTCCACCGAGCGGCACTCCTGGCCGGCAGTCGTGCCCGCCAGGTGGCCCCAGCCTGA